Proteins from a genomic interval of Luteibacter pinisoli:
- a CDS encoding intermembrane transport protein PqiB, which yields MSDTQEGKTPEGEDLPHPEVRRSKMGVSLIWLVPIIAALVGISLLVNHYISAGPQVTVTFLTGEGIETGKTQVKYKNVVIGKVTAMRLSKDRTHVRVVVDLEKNASEFATKGTRYWVVRPRIGAGGVSGFDTLLSGAFIGADTGTSDEDQSDFTGLETPPAVTHGAPGRRFQLHTADLGSLDIGSPVYFRRIQVGRIVSYELDKDGKGVSLQLFIDGPNDRFVTKDSRFWNASGVDVSLGADGLKLNTQSLATVVAGGVAFQDSLGPHDETPAPEMSEYTLFADQATALAPPDGQPRYIRMRFEHSLRGLNVDAPVELLGVKVGKVVSVNLDYDPASKTFPVVVGALVYPQRLGKAHDKLAEVLGGDKETLFPRIMKGLVEKGVRAQARSGNLLTGQLYIAMDFDPKAPKVAFDPNAKPLQIPTIAGDFDHLQEQLSSIVDKVQKIPFDSIGQNLDGSLKELKGTLHSVNTDLLPEAKKTLQGVNRTVGTANDALSENSPLQQNIGNTLEELQRTVRSVRAFTDYLGRHPEALLRGRGADAPPPAVAPTTPKQGKEGQP from the coding sequence ATGAGCGACACCCAAGAAGGAAAGACACCCGAAGGCGAAGACCTGCCGCATCCGGAGGTGCGCCGCTCGAAGATGGGCGTCTCGCTCATCTGGCTGGTGCCGATCATTGCCGCGCTCGTAGGCATCTCGCTGCTGGTGAACCACTACATCTCGGCCGGGCCGCAGGTGACGGTGACCTTCCTCACCGGCGAGGGCATTGAAACCGGCAAGACCCAGGTCAAGTACAAGAACGTGGTGATCGGCAAGGTCACCGCCATGCGCCTGTCCAAGGACCGCACCCATGTCCGGGTGGTCGTCGACCTGGAAAAGAACGCCTCCGAATTCGCCACCAAGGGCACCCGTTACTGGGTGGTGCGGCCGCGCATCGGCGCCGGCGGCGTCTCCGGCTTCGACACGCTGCTGTCGGGTGCCTTCATCGGTGCCGACACCGGCACGTCGGATGAGGACCAGAGCGACTTCACCGGCCTCGAAACCCCGCCGGCCGTGACCCACGGCGCGCCGGGCCGCCGCTTCCAGCTGCACACGGCCGACCTCGGCTCGCTGGATATCGGCTCGCCGGTGTACTTCCGCCGCATCCAGGTGGGCCGCATCGTCTCGTACGAACTGGACAAGGACGGCAAGGGCGTGTCGCTGCAGCTGTTCATCGACGGGCCGAACGATCGCTTCGTGACCAAGGACTCGCGCTTCTGGAATGCCAGCGGCGTCGACGTCTCGCTCGGTGCCGACGGCCTGAAGCTCAACACCCAGTCGCTGGCCACCGTGGTGGCGGGCGGCGTGGCCTTCCAGGACTCGCTGGGCCCGCACGACGAAACACCCGCACCCGAAATGAGCGAGTACACGCTGTTCGCCGACCAGGCGACGGCGCTGGCGCCGCCCGACGGCCAGCCACGCTACATCCGCATGCGCTTCGAACACTCGCTGCGCGGCCTCAACGTGGATGCGCCGGTGGAGCTCCTCGGGGTGAAGGTGGGCAAGGTGGTATCGGTCAACCTCGACTACGACCCGGCGTCGAAGACCTTCCCGGTCGTGGTGGGCGCACTGGTGTATCCGCAGCGCCTGGGCAAGGCCCACGACAAGCTGGCCGAAGTGCTCGGCGGCGACAAGGAAACCCTGTTCCCGCGGATCATGAAGGGGCTGGTGGAGAAGGGCGTGCGTGCGCAGGCGCGCTCGGGCAACCTGCTCACCGGCCAGCTCTATATCGCCATGGACTTCGACCCGAAGGCGCCCAAGGTGGCCTTCGATCCGAACGCGAAGCCGCTGCAGATCCCGACCATCGCGGGTGATTTTGACCACCTGCAGGAGCAGCTGTCGAGCATCGTGGACAAGGTGCAGAAGATTCCCTTCGACAGCATCGGCCAGAACCTCGACGGCAGCCTGAAGGAGCTGAAGGGCACGCTGCATTCGGTGAACACCGACCTGCTGCCGGAAGCGAAGAAAACCCTGCAGGGCGTGAACCGCACGGTGGGGACGGCCAACGACGCGCTGAGCGAGAACTCGCCGTTGCAGCAGAACATCGGCAACACGCTGGAAGAATTGCAGCGGACGGTGCGCTCGGTGCGCGCGTTCACTGATTACCTTGGCCGCCACCCGGAAGCGCTGCTGCGCGGCCGTGGCGCCGACGCACCGCCGCCGGCCGTCGCGCCGACGACTCCGAAGCAGGGCAAGGAAGGACAGCCATGA
- the lptE gene encoding LPS assembly lipoprotein LptE: MSPNAFRVALVVAATALLGGCGFHLRQSAALPQGMDKVHLTVVGGGRLERELSRAIENSNAVVVDKPGAGIAELAVTSNSFRTDSLTVSGTARVTEYAVRYHVEFNAKAPDGTLLVAPQQVDMSREFSYDATNTIGTAAQTEELQRSLISDMVQSILFRLQAARNHPPAADVAPAPAAQ, encoded by the coding sequence ATGAGCCCCAACGCCTTCCGTGTCGCCCTGGTCGTCGCCGCCACCGCCCTGCTGGGAGGGTGCGGTTTTCATCTGCGCCAGTCGGCGGCCTTGCCGCAGGGCATGGATAAGGTGCATCTCACGGTAGTCGGGGGCGGGCGCCTGGAGCGCGAGTTGTCGCGCGCGATCGAAAACTCCAACGCCGTCGTCGTCGACAAGCCCGGCGCGGGGATTGCCGAGCTGGCCGTCACCTCCAACTCGTTCCGTACCGACTCGCTGACCGTGAGCGGTACGGCGCGCGTCACCGAATACGCGGTGCGTTACCACGTCGAGTTCAACGCCAAGGCCCCGGATGGCACCTTGCTCGTGGCGCCCCAGCAGGTCGATATGTCCCGTGAGTTCAGCTACGACGCGACCAACACCATCGGTACCGCGGCGCAGACCGAAGAGCTTCAGCGCAGTCTGATCAGCGACATGGTCCAGTCGATCCTGTTCCGCCTGCAGGCTGCCCGTAACCACCCGCCGGCGGCCGACGTCGCGCCGGCGCCCGCCGCACAGTAA
- a CDS encoding PqiC family protein, with the protein MMTLTRHAATALMVAALAACSSAPVHFHTLVPPAATVAAPAAPFSIDLLAVAVPPQVDQPAMVLRSGSSSVNVLDGERWASPLGDEIRAALSADLSSRLGTHDVHGLPRAKDAKVVAIQVDVRRFDSELGGSATLEAAWSVRTGEQSASCASRVAEPSGGSYDTLVDAHQRALGQLADQIAAASRAVAAGQGGACR; encoded by the coding sequence ATGATGACTCTCACCCGCCACGCCGCCACGGCGCTGATGGTCGCCGCGCTGGCCGCGTGTTCCTCGGCACCCGTGCATTTCCACACCCTGGTACCGCCCGCCGCCACCGTGGCGGCCCCGGCGGCCCCGTTCTCGATCGACCTGCTGGCGGTGGCCGTTCCCCCGCAGGTGGACCAGCCGGCGATGGTGCTGCGCTCGGGCAGCTCGTCGGTGAACGTGCTGGACGGCGAGCGCTGGGCCTCGCCGCTGGGCGACGAGATCCGTGCGGCCCTCTCGGCTGACCTGTCCTCGCGCCTGGGCACGCACGATGTGCATGGCCTGCCGCGGGCGAAGGATGCGAAGGTGGTGGCCATCCAGGTGGATGTGCGGCGCTTTGATTCGGAGCTGGGCGGTAGCGCGACGCTTGAGGCGGCGTGGTCGGTGCGTACGGGCGAGCAGTCGGCGAGTTGTGCGTCGCGCGTGGCGGAACCGTCGGGCGGCAGCTACGACACCCTCGTGGATGCCCACCAGCGCGCCCTTGGCCAGCTGGCGGACCAGATTGCGGCGGCGAGCCGGGCGGTGGCCGCGGGGCAGGGCGGCGCCTGCCGCTGA
- the rsfS gene encoding ribosome silencing factor → MSSSASRKAKSAASNEQLRKRVVAALEDLKAKDVREIDVRGKTSIADILFIASGTSARHVKSIADEVVKFAKEAGFMPLGVEGQTEAEWVLVDLGDIIVHVMLPRIREFYGLERLWTVGDDAHDAAAND, encoded by the coding sequence TTGAGTTCGTCCGCATCCCGCAAGGCCAAGTCCGCCGCCAGCAACGAGCAACTCCGCAAGCGCGTGGTCGCCGCCCTCGAAGATCTCAAGGCCAAGGACGTTCGCGAAATCGACGTTCGTGGCAAGACCTCCATCGCCGACATCCTGTTTATCGCCTCCGGCACCTCCGCGCGCCACGTGAAGTCCATCGCTGATGAAGTGGTGAAGTTCGCGAAGGAAGCGGGCTTCATGCCGCTGGGCGTCGAAGGCCAGACCGAGGCCGAATGGGTGCTGGTTGACCTGGGCGACATCATCGTCCACGTCATGCTGCCGCGTATTCGCGAGTTCTACGGCCTCGAGCGCCTGTGGACGGTGGGCGACGACGCCCACGACGCCGCCGCCAACGACTGA
- a CDS encoding IS110 family transposase — MNGIGAGVDVSKAYLDVAVFQRNEVKRFDNGAAGWRALVRWLKPYGPGQVVLEATGGYEQRALGALHDAGLPMRRINPRQARFFARATGQLAKTDRIDAKTLAHVASVIDLVPFQPLDADAAKLRQYKSRRDHLVQNIATEKQRRRQLIDPMLRADLDAHIEYMERALHRVEQVISDLIKDTPQARIAQTIKGVGPVMIATMICELPELGHLNRKAIAKLVGVAPLNRDSGLFAGRRTTWGGRAGPRSALYMSAVTAARYDHLLKPFYESLIGRGKPKKLALVAVMRKLIVILNARMREAMAMSATA, encoded by the coding sequence ATGAACGGCATCGGCGCGGGCGTGGACGTGAGCAAGGCCTATCTGGACGTGGCGGTGTTCCAGCGGAACGAGGTGAAGCGATTCGATAACGGTGCTGCTGGCTGGCGGGCGCTGGTGAGGTGGCTGAAGCCGTACGGGCCCGGCCAGGTCGTTCTGGAGGCCACCGGTGGTTATGAGCAGCGTGCCCTGGGCGCGCTACATGATGCAGGCCTTCCCATGCGGCGGATCAACCCGCGGCAGGCCCGCTTTTTTGCCCGGGCCACGGGGCAATTGGCCAAGACCGACCGGATCGATGCCAAAACGCTAGCCCACGTGGCCAGCGTGATCGATCTCGTGCCGTTCCAGCCGCTTGATGCGGACGCCGCCAAACTGCGGCAATACAAGTCGCGACGCGACCACCTGGTGCAGAACATCGCCACGGAAAAGCAACGTCGGCGGCAGCTCATCGATCCGATGCTTCGCGCCGATCTGGACGCACACATCGAATACATGGAACGAGCCCTGCACCGCGTCGAGCAGGTCATTTCCGACCTCATCAAGGACACCCCGCAGGCCCGGATCGCCCAGACCATCAAGGGCGTAGGTCCCGTCATGATCGCGACGATGATCTGCGAACTGCCCGAACTGGGCCATCTCAACCGCAAGGCCATCGCCAAGCTGGTCGGCGTGGCGCCACTTAACCGCGATAGTGGGCTCTTCGCCGGCCGGCGCACCACGTGGGGTGGTCGGGCCGGGCCGCGCTCGGCGCTGTACATGTCGGCCGTCACGGCAGCCCGCTACGACCACCTGCTGAAGCCGTTTTACGAAAGCCTCATCGGTCGTGGCAAACCAAAGAAGCTCGCCTTGGTCGCCGTCATGCGCAAACTGATCGTCATCCTCAACGCGCGGATGCGAGAGGCGATGGCCATGTCGGCCACCGCCTGA
- the leuS gene encoding leucine--tRNA ligase, translated as MQDSHDQATREQGGYAPDAVETAAQRYWSDTRAFEVSEDTGKPKYYCLSMLPYPSGALHMGHVRNYTIGDVISRFQRQQGKNVLQPMGWDAFGLPAENAAIKNKTAPAKWTYKNIEHMREQLKRMGFAYDWTREVTTCRPEYYQWEQQMFTRLMKKGLVYRKNSVVNWDPVDQTVLANEQVIDGKGWRSGAVVEKREIPQWFLKITAYAQELLDGLDTLPGWPDAVKTMQRNWLGRSEGLEITFEVDGQAEPLKVFTTRPDTLMGVSYVAVAAEHPIATRAAEGNPGLAEFIESCKSGGVSEAELETQEKRGYYTGVDAVHPITGEKVPVWVANFVLMGYGTGAVMAVPGHDQRDWEFAQKYSLPIKMVVVSRGVVDALAELNRDLAKGDGVVDATQHALDGGSTDAYAPSAAVETVKAFEYAIQENAAFTDDGYLVNSGEFDGLDFDAAFNAIATKLEGLGRGERRVNWRIRDWGVSRQRYWGCPIPVIYCPQCEAVPVPEDQLPVVLPEDVEFSGVQSPIKADPEWRKTTCPNCGGPAERETDTFDTFMESSWYYARYTSPGANAQVDERAKYWTPVDQYIGGIEHAILHLLYFRFYHKLMRDEGLVASDEPATNLLCQGMVIAETYFRKEDDGQFTWFNPADVDVQRDERARITGATLRSDGKPVEIGGIEKMAKSKNNGVDPQAMIGKYGADTVRLFSMFAAPPDQSLEWNEAGVEGMARFLRRLWRDVTTHAEGGKGQGANAAGEAARKTLRRQLHETIQKVTDDIGRRQSFNTAIAALMELLNALNKFDDASEEGVALRQEAFTAVVQLINPFTPHVSHALWQALGHGEALVEDAGWPAVDPAALVRDSLTYAVQVNGKLRATIDVPANASKDEAEAMARAVPLVAAQLEGLTVRKVIVVPGKIVNIVAG; from the coding sequence ATGCAGGACAGCCACGACCAGGCCACGCGCGAGCAGGGCGGTTACGCCCCCGACGCCGTAGAAACCGCCGCCCAGCGCTACTGGAGCGACACCCGTGCCTTCGAAGTCAGCGAAGACACCGGCAAGCCCAAGTACTACTGCCTGTCCATGCTCCCGTACCCGTCCGGTGCCCTCCACATGGGCCACGTACGCAACTACACCATCGGCGACGTCATCAGCCGCTTCCAGCGCCAGCAGGGCAAGAACGTCCTCCAGCCCATGGGCTGGGACGCCTTCGGCCTGCCCGCTGAAAACGCCGCGATCAAGAACAAGACCGCGCCGGCCAAGTGGACCTACAAGAACATCGAACACATGCGCGAGCAGCTCAAGCGCATGGGTTTCGCGTACGACTGGACCCGCGAAGTCACCACCTGCCGCCCCGAGTACTACCAGTGGGAGCAGCAGATGTTCACCCGGCTCATGAAAAAGGGCCTGGTGTACCGCAAGAACAGCGTCGTCAACTGGGATCCGGTGGACCAGACCGTGCTCGCCAACGAGCAGGTCATCGACGGCAAGGGCTGGCGCTCGGGTGCCGTGGTCGAGAAGCGCGAGATCCCGCAGTGGTTCCTGAAGATCACCGCGTACGCGCAGGAGCTGCTTGACGGGCTGGACACCCTGCCGGGCTGGCCGGATGCGGTGAAGACCATGCAGCGCAACTGGCTGGGCCGCTCCGAGGGCCTGGAAATCACCTTCGAGGTGGACGGCCAGGCCGAGCCGCTGAAGGTGTTCACCACGCGCCCGGACACCCTGATGGGCGTGTCGTACGTGGCCGTGGCCGCGGAACACCCGATTGCCACGCGCGCCGCCGAGGGCAACCCGGGGCTCGCCGAGTTCATCGAAAGCTGCAAGTCCGGTGGCGTCTCCGAAGCGGAACTGGAAACCCAGGAAAAGCGCGGTTACTACACCGGCGTGGATGCCGTGCACCCGATCACTGGCGAAAAGGTGCCGGTGTGGGTCGCCAACTTCGTGCTGATGGGCTACGGCACCGGCGCGGTCATGGCCGTGCCGGGCCACGACCAGCGCGACTGGGAGTTTGCCCAGAAGTATTCGCTGCCGATCAAGATGGTGGTGGTGAGCCGCGGCGTGGTCGACGCGCTGGCCGAGCTCAACCGCGACCTGGCCAAGGGCGACGGCGTGGTCGATGCCACCCAGCACGCCCTCGACGGCGGCAGCACCGACGCCTATGCGCCGTCGGCCGCCGTGGAAACCGTGAAGGCGTTTGAATACGCCATCCAGGAAAACGCGGCATTTACCGACGACGGTTACCTGGTGAATTCGGGTGAGTTCGACGGCCTGGACTTCGACGCGGCGTTCAACGCCATCGCAACAAAGCTCGAGGGCCTCGGCCGTGGCGAGCGCCGGGTGAACTGGCGCATCCGCGACTGGGGTGTCAGCCGCCAGCGTTACTGGGGCTGCCCGATTCCGGTCATCTACTGCCCGCAGTGCGAGGCGGTGCCGGTGCCGGAAGACCAGCTGCCGGTGGTGCTGCCGGAAGACGTGGAGTTCTCCGGCGTGCAGTCGCCGATCAAGGCCGACCCGGAATGGCGCAAGACCACCTGCCCGAACTGCGGTGGCCCGGCCGAGCGCGAGACCGACACGTTCGACACCTTCATGGAGTCGAGCTGGTACTACGCCCGCTACACCAGCCCCGGCGCGAACGCGCAGGTGGACGAGCGCGCGAAGTACTGGACGCCCGTGGACCAGTACATCGGCGGTATCGAGCACGCGATCCTGCACCTGCTGTATTTCCGCTTCTATCACAAGCTGATGCGCGACGAAGGCCTGGTGGCCAGCGACGAGCCGGCGACGAATCTCCTGTGCCAAGGCATGGTGATTGCCGAGACGTATTTCCGTAAGGAAGACGACGGCCAGTTCACCTGGTTCAACCCGGCCGACGTGGACGTGCAGCGCGACGAGCGCGCGCGCATCACCGGTGCCACGCTGCGTTCCGATGGCAAGCCGGTGGAAATCGGCGGCATCGAGAAGATGGCCAAGTCGAAGAACAACGGCGTTGACCCGCAGGCGATGATCGGCAAGTACGGCGCCGACACCGTGCGCCTGTTCTCGATGTTCGCGGCACCGCCGGACCAGTCGCTGGAATGGAACGAAGCGGGCGTGGAAGGCATGGCCCGCTTCCTGCGTCGCCTGTGGCGTGATGTCACCACGCATGCTGAAGGCGGCAAGGGGCAGGGCGCCAACGCCGCGGGCGAGGCGGCACGCAAGACGCTGCGCCGCCAGCTGCACGAAACCATCCAGAAGGTCACCGACGACATCGGCCGCCGCCAGTCCTTCAACACGGCCATCGCCGCGCTGATGGAATTGCTGAACGCGCTGAACAAGTTCGACGATGCCAGCGAGGAGGGCGTGGCCCTGCGCCAGGAGGCCTTCACGGCCGTGGTGCAGCTGATCAACCCGTTCACCCCGCATGTGTCGCATGCCTTGTGGCAGGCCCTCGGCCATGGCGAGGCGCTGGTCGAAGACGCCGGCTGGCCGGCCGTGGACCCGGCCGCCCTGGTCCGTGACAGCCTGACCTACGCGGTGCAGGTAAATGGCAAGCTTCGCGCTACCATCGACGTGCCGGCCAACGCCTCGAAGGACGAGGCAGAGGCCATGGCTCGCGCGGTGCCCCTCGTGGCCGCCCAGCTGGAAGGCCTTACCGTGCGCAAGGTGATCGTCGTGCCCGGCAAGATCGTCAACATCGTCGCAGGATAA
- a CDS encoding paraquat-inducible protein A, with amino-acid sequence MSELPRAQDLGIMGCHVCRLVTTYSENPHAHCPRCHNPLHPRKQGSIARAWALLVAAAIFYIPANVFPIMRTQSLFSKDDNTILSGVFELWRNGSPDLAIIVFTASIVVPVLKFLIMGYLLVSVQRASGYGPRQRAKLYRFVELVGYWSMLDVFVVAILSALVHFKVLSRVEPLPGVIYFGIVVVLTMLAAMSFDPRLIWDKRKSQ; translated from the coding sequence ATGAGCGAGCTCCCGCGCGCGCAGGACCTGGGCATCATGGGTTGCCATGTGTGCCGCCTGGTCACCACCTATAGCGAAAACCCCCACGCCCATTGCCCGCGGTGCCATAACCCGCTGCATCCGCGTAAACAGGGCAGCATCGCCCGCGCCTGGGCGCTGCTGGTGGCCGCCGCCATTTTCTACATCCCGGCCAACGTGTTCCCGATCATGCGGACGCAAAGCCTGTTCAGCAAAGACGACAACACGATCCTCAGCGGCGTGTTCGAGCTATGGCGGAACGGCTCGCCGGACCTTGCGATCATCGTCTTCACGGCGTCCATCGTGGTGCCCGTGCTGAAGTTCCTCATCATGGGCTACCTGCTGGTGTCCGTGCAGCGCGCCAGTGGCTACGGCCCGAGGCAGCGCGCCAAGCTATACCGTTTCGTCGAGCTGGTGGGCTACTGGTCCATGCTCGATGTGTTCGTGGTGGCGATCCTCTCCGCGCTGGTGCACTTCAAGGTGCTCTCGCGCGTGGAGCCGCTGCCTGGCGTGATCTATTTCGGCATTGTCGTCGTGCTGACGATGCTGGCGGCGATGAGTTTCGACCCTCGCCTGATCTGGGATAAAAGGAAATCGCAATGA
- the nadD gene encoding nicotinate-nucleotide adenylyltransferase has translation MSHPRPLAILGGTFDPVHHGHLRAAWEAAEALDADVRMVPARTPPHRPPPIADAAGRVALLRAALEGQDRLVLDTRELERDGPSYTVDTLASLRAELGPERPLVLLVGADAFAGLSAWHLWRDLFGLAHIGVLTRPGGGHALPADLEAFVSGRRADRVHGPAGSVVDIAITPLDIAATAIRESFAGGGEPRYLMPSACFDDPALLEPYRALGR, from the coding sequence ATGAGCCATCCCCGGCCCCTCGCCATCCTGGGCGGCACCTTCGACCCGGTTCACCACGGCCACCTCCGGGCGGCCTGGGAAGCGGCCGAGGCGCTGGATGCGGATGTCCGGATGGTGCCCGCGCGCACCCCACCGCACCGGCCCCCGCCGATCGCGGATGCGGCCGGCCGCGTGGCGCTGCTGCGTGCCGCCCTCGAAGGGCAGGACCGCCTGGTGCTGGATACGCGCGAACTCGAACGCGACGGCCCGTCCTACACCGTCGACACCCTGGCCTCGCTGCGCGCCGAGCTGGGCCCCGAGCGCCCGCTGGTGCTGCTGGTGGGTGCGGACGCCTTTGCCGGCCTGTCCGCCTGGCACCTGTGGCGCGATCTGTTCGGGCTGGCGCATATCGGCGTGCTGACCCGGCCGGGCGGCGGCCACGCACTTCCGGCAGATCTCGAGGCTTTCGTCTCCGGGCGCCGGGCGGACCGGGTGCACGGGCCGGCCGGCAGCGTGGTGGATATCGCCATTACCCCGCTGGACATCGCCGCCACGGCGATCCGCGAGTCCTTCGCCGGCGGCGGCGAACCCCGCTACCTCATGCCCTCGGCCTGTTTCGACGATCCGGCCCTGCTGGAGCCTTACCGCGCCCTCGGCCGGTGA
- the rlmH gene encoding 23S rRNA (pseudouridine(1915)-N(3))-methyltransferase RlmH, with product MKARLIAVGERMPAWVAEGFAEYRKRLSHELPLELTEIKPGVRGKGRDDARAIADEGVAILAALPRDIHVVALDGRGKLWSSEELAAQLEQWRMGGRDIAFLIGGPDGHAPDVLARADQRWSLGPLTLPHMLVRLVLAEQLYRATTLVAGHPYHRA from the coding sequence GTGAAGGCGCGCCTCATCGCGGTGGGCGAGCGCATGCCCGCATGGGTGGCCGAAGGGTTTGCCGAATACCGCAAGCGGCTCTCGCATGAGCTGCCGCTTGAACTGACCGAGATCAAGCCGGGCGTCCGCGGCAAGGGCCGAGACGATGCCCGTGCCATCGCCGATGAAGGCGTCGCCATCCTGGCGGCGCTTCCCCGGGATATCCATGTCGTGGCGCTCGACGGCCGGGGCAAACTCTGGTCCAGTGAAGAACTTGCCGCCCAGCTCGAACAGTGGCGCATGGGGGGCCGCGACATCGCTTTCCTGATTGGTGGCCCCGATGGCCACGCGCCGGACGTACTGGCCCGCGCCGACCAGCGCTGGTCGCTGGGCCCGCTGACCTTGCCGCACATGCTGGTGCGCCTGGTACTGGCTGAACAGTTGTATCGCGCCACCACCCTGGTGGCCGGCCATCCTTACCACCGCGCCTGA
- a CDS encoding Maf family protein, which translates to MLYLASQSPRRRELLGQIGEDHRTLDVDVEEIRQPGEAAKAYVSRVARDKARAGFARVAGEAGARVLGADTEVILGDEVFGKPRDHDDAVAMLRRLAGQEHRVLSVVWLVEQGAERCAVSESTVRFARLSEAAIGAYVASGECMGKAGAYAIQGRAATFIEHLAGSYSGVMGLPLYETSQLLQGQ; encoded by the coding sequence GTGCTCTATCTGGCTTCGCAATCCCCGCGCCGTCGTGAACTCCTCGGCCAGATCGGCGAAGACCACCGCACGCTGGACGTCGACGTGGAAGAGATTCGCCAGCCCGGCGAAGCCGCTAAGGCATACGTAAGCCGCGTGGCGCGCGACAAGGCCCGCGCGGGGTTCGCGCGCGTGGCCGGTGAAGCCGGCGCGCGCGTGCTGGGTGCCGATACCGAGGTGATCCTCGGCGACGAGGTGTTCGGCAAGCCGCGCGACCACGACGATGCCGTTGCCATGCTGCGCCGCCTCGCCGGGCAGGAGCATCGTGTCCTGTCGGTCGTGTGGCTGGTGGAGCAGGGCGCCGAGCGCTGCGCCGTCTCCGAGTCCACGGTCCGCTTCGCGCGGCTTAGCGAGGCTGCCATAGGCGCCTACGTGGCCAGCGGCGAATGCATGGGCAAGGCCGGCGCATACGCGATCCAGGGCCGTGCCGCCACATTTATCGAGCATCTCGCCGGGAGTTATTCCGGCGTGATGGGTCTTCCTCTGTACGAAACTTCGCAGCTTCTGCAGGGTCAGTGA
- the holA gene encoding DNA polymerase III subunit delta, with protein sequence MQPAFWQKHLAGDRMAPVYLLVGEELLVLEAADALRAMARRLGYSEREVLEADSRFDWDDLARSSAGLSLFATQRLLDLRLAGGRAGKDGGAAITAFVQDPPPDTTLLISATEWSSKHEGAWTKAVDQGGVQVVFNAPRPNEWGQWISQRMASRGLQATPDAVAMLAERVEGNLLAAAQEIDKLVVLAGDRRLDAATLEGLVADSARFDAFKLTDAAFAGDGGRALRILAGLHAEGEELIALMGWLVNQLQLALRLANARDFAAQAKVERLWPAREQLFRKALRRAPREHWMACLARAARIDRMAKGREQGDPWLEAERLVAAVAEPRAAAAFT encoded by the coding sequence ATGCAGCCCGCCTTCTGGCAGAAGCATCTCGCCGGCGACCGGATGGCGCCGGTGTACCTCCTGGTCGGCGAGGAGCTGCTGGTGCTCGAAGCCGCCGATGCGTTGCGCGCCATGGCGCGCCGCCTCGGCTACAGCGAGCGCGAAGTGCTCGAGGCCGACAGCCGTTTCGACTGGGACGACCTGGCCCGCTCGTCCGCGGGCCTTTCCCTGTTCGCCACCCAGCGCCTGCTCGACCTGCGCCTGGCCGGTGGCCGTGCGGGCAAGGACGGCGGTGCGGCGATTACCGCGTTCGTCCAGGACCCGCCGCCGGACACCACGCTGCTGATTTCCGCCACGGAGTGGAGCAGCAAGCACGAGGGTGCCTGGACGAAGGCCGTGGACCAGGGCGGCGTCCAGGTCGTCTTCAATGCACCGCGGCCCAACGAATGGGGCCAGTGGATCAGCCAGCGCATGGCGTCCCGTGGGCTCCAGGCGACGCCCGATGCCGTGGCGATGCTGGCCGAGCGGGTGGAAGGCAACCTGCTCGCCGCCGCGCAGGAAATCGACAAGCTGGTGGTCCTCGCCGGCGACCGCCGGCTGGACGCCGCCACGCTGGAAGGCCTGGTGGCCGACAGCGCCCGCTTTGACGCCTTCAAGCTGACCGACGCCGCCTTCGCCGGGGACGGCGGGCGCGCCCTGCGCATCCTTGCGGGGCTGCACGCGGAAGGCGAGGAACTCATCGCCCTGATGGGCTGGCTGGTGAACCAGCTACAGCTGGCCCTGCGCCTGGCCAATGCCCGGGACTTCGCCGCCCAGGCCAAGGTCGAGCGGCTGTGGCCTGCCCGCGAGCAGCTGTTCCGCAAGGCGCTGCGCCGCGCCCCGCGGGAACACTGGATGGCCTGCCTGGCACGCGCGGCCCGGATCGACCGCATGGCCAAGGGCCGCGAGCAGGGCGATCCGTGGCTGGAGGCCGAGCGCCTCGTCGCCGCGGTGGCCGAGCCGCGCGCCGCGGCGGCGTTCACATGA